Proteins encoded in a region of the Pigmentiphaga litoralis genome:
- a CDS encoding ParD-like family protein, with product MGIVKISDLMHENLRLAGNALSRSINAQAEHWMRVGMLTEMHPDLDYRDICQMLIRAELAGGLDIAAAVADQAAKPRTMSKAASAATIKTAGH from the coding sequence ATGGGTATCGTCAAGATTTCAGACCTGATGCACGAGAACCTGCGGTTGGCGGGCAATGCCCTCAGCAGGTCCATCAACGCGCAGGCAGAACACTGGATGCGGGTCGGTATGTTGACCGAGATGCATCCGGACCTGGACTACCGCGACATCTGCCAGATGTTGATCCGCGCGGAATTGGCAGGCGGGCTGGACATCGCCGCGGCGGTGGCCGACCAGGCTGCCAAGCCCCGCACGATGTCGAAAGCGGCGTCGGCGGCGACCATAAAGACGGCGGGGCATTAA
- a CDS encoding sulfite exporter TauE/SafE family protein, producing the protein MDMPLAVIIGGAIVAGFVQGLSGFGFGMTAMAIWAWVLDPQLAAVLSVFGALTGQVIAAATVRRGFDMKRLLPFIIGGLVGIPIGVTLLPMLDPVIFKVFLGAFLVTWCPVMLLIGQIPHIRRGGRIADGVSGALGGIMGGIGGFTGVIPTLWCTLRGYDRDTQRSIIQNFNLSMLAVTMATYLASGIVTRDMWPMFAIVAPAMLIPSLLGSRLYIGISDVAFKRVVLGLLTASGVALLASALPQLLARG; encoded by the coding sequence ATGGACATGCCGCTCGCAGTCATCATAGGAGGCGCCATCGTGGCGGGCTTCGTGCAGGGACTGTCGGGCTTCGGCTTCGGCATGACCGCCATGGCCATCTGGGCCTGGGTGCTCGACCCGCAACTGGCGGCGGTGCTCTCGGTGTTTGGCGCGCTGACCGGCCAGGTGATTGCCGCCGCGACCGTGCGGCGCGGCTTCGACATGAAGCGCCTGCTGCCCTTCATCATCGGCGGCCTGGTCGGCATTCCTATCGGCGTCACCTTATTGCCCATGCTGGACCCCGTCATCTTCAAGGTCTTCCTGGGCGCGTTCCTGGTCACCTGGTGCCCCGTCATGCTGCTGATCGGCCAGATCCCCCACATCCGCCGCGGCGGCCGCATCGCCGACGGCGTGTCGGGCGCGCTGGGCGGCATCATGGGTGGCATCGGCGGCTTCACGGGCGTGATCCCGACGCTGTGGTGCACCTTGCGCGGCTACGACCGCGACACGCAGCGCAGCATCATCCAGAACTTCAACCTGTCGATGCTGGCGGTGACGATGGCCACCTATCTGGCCAGCGGCATCGTCACGCGCGACATGTGGCCCATGTTCGCAATCGTCGCGCCGGCCATGCTGATTCCATCATTGCTCGGGTCGCGGCTGTACATCGGCATCAGCGACGTCGCGTTCAAGCGGGTGGTGCTGGGTTTGCTGACCGCGTCGGGCGTGGCATTGCTGGCGTCGGCATTGCCGCAATTGCTCGCGCGGGGATAA
- a CDS encoding response regulator transcription factor, which produces MNDPVSTIHIIDDDVDTRDALAWLFDSRGHSTTTWADGESFLEYAKSLQAWPLAVAVMDIRMEPLSGLATFDKLKELSCPWPILFLTGHADVSLAVTAVKAGAWDFLEKPFQNNNLVDRVEAAMTQGALAADRDSEAIRFNRAFLQLSQREREVMEELLLGHYNKVIADHLGITTRTVEFHRANIFLKMGVSSAVELAHKRGLYPAPR; this is translated from the coding sequence ATGAATGATCCTGTCTCGACGATCCACATCATCGATGATGATGTCGACACGCGCGATGCCCTGGCCTGGCTGTTCGATTCCCGGGGTCACTCGACGACGACATGGGCCGACGGGGAATCCTTCCTGGAGTATGCGAAGTCCCTGCAGGCGTGGCCTCTTGCCGTGGCCGTGATGGACATCCGCATGGAGCCCTTGTCCGGCCTGGCAACCTTCGACAAGCTGAAAGAGCTTTCGTGTCCGTGGCCTATCCTGTTCCTGACTGGCCACGCAGATGTGAGCCTGGCGGTCACCGCGGTCAAAGCGGGTGCCTGGGACTTTCTGGAAAAACCTTTTCAGAACAATAACCTTGTGGACCGCGTCGAAGCGGCCATGACGCAAGGGGCGCTTGCAGCCGACCGGGATTCTGAAGCGATACGGTTCAATCGCGCCTTCCTGCAACTCAGTCAGCGCGAGCGGGAAGTCATGGAGGAACTGCTGCTTGGCCACTACAACAAGGTCATTGCCGACCATCTTGGCATCACCACCCGAACCGTCGAATTCCACCGCGCAAACATTTTCCTGAAAATGGGCGTGTCGTCCGCCGTTGAACTGGCGCACAAACGCGGCCTGTATCCCGCTCCGCGATAA
- a CDS encoding Bug family tripartite tricarboxylate transporter substrate binding protein, whose product MNMNRRHILAAAMALSCSLGLGTAHAAAANYPVKPITVIVSYPPGGDTDAIARLFAEKLSERMKQTVVVENKGGAGGVLGNSFVSRAPADGYTLLFTPNPFTTAPMVLRLAPSASYDVLNGFEPIIQTATQPLILVANPNAGFKTIAEMIAAAKGGKPVTYASPGAGSPMHVIAEWLNRSAGVKIQHVPYRGVGPSVTDVVAGHVNTAWVTIGAVSQYLANGRLVPLAIGDAKRTPLAPNVPTLVELGYKDVIVGSWNGFFAPKGTPVDVVNVLNAHLNEIVKQPEVVTKLAVFGALPAGGAPSVLGKTNASDYEVMGKIIKDLGITAE is encoded by the coding sequence ATGAATATGAATCGCCGCCACATCCTTGCCGCCGCCATGGCGCTGTCGTGTTCGCTGGGCCTGGGCACTGCCCATGCCGCCGCCGCGAACTATCCCGTCAAGCCGATCACCGTGATCGTGTCGTATCCCCCGGGCGGCGACACCGACGCCATCGCGCGCCTGTTCGCCGAAAAGCTGAGCGAGCGCATGAAACAGACGGTCGTCGTCGAGAACAAGGGCGGCGCCGGTGGCGTGCTGGGCAACTCGTTCGTCAGCCGCGCGCCGGCCGATGGCTACACCTTGTTGTTCACGCCAAACCCTTTCACCACCGCGCCGATGGTGCTGCGCCTGGCGCCCAGTGCAAGCTATGACGTGCTGAACGGGTTCGAGCCGATCATCCAGACCGCCACGCAGCCGCTGATCCTGGTGGCCAACCCGAACGCCGGCTTCAAGACCATCGCGGAAATGATTGCCGCGGCCAAGGGCGGCAAGCCGGTAACGTACGCCAGCCCGGGGGCCGGTTCGCCCATGCATGTGATTGCCGAATGGCTGAATCGCAGCGCCGGCGTCAAGATTCAGCACGTGCCGTATCGCGGCGTGGGTCCGTCGGTGACCGATGTGGTCGCAGGCCATGTGAACACCGCCTGGGTCACGATCGGCGCCGTGTCGCAGTACCTGGCCAACGGCCGCCTGGTGCCGCTGGCCATTGGCGATGCCAAGCGCACGCCGCTGGCGCCCAACGTGCCGACGCTGGTCGAGCTTGGCTACAAGGACGTGATCGTTGGTTCGTGGAACGGTTTCTTTGCGCCCAAGGGCACACCGGTTGACGTTGTCAACGTTCTGAACGCGCACCTGAACGAAATCGTGAAGCAGCCGGAAGTCGTGACGAAGCTGGCCGTGTTCGGCGCACTGCCGGCTGGCGGCGCGCCGTCGGTATTGGGCAAGACCAATGCGTCCGACTATGAAGTGATGGGCAAGATCATCAAGGACCTCGGCATCACCGCCGAGTAA
- the map gene encoding type I methionyl aminopeptidase, with product MGPTPIRTAEELALSRRAAQLAADVLAMIEPFVVPGVSTDHLDTLCHDYILDVQGAIPANVGYQGYPKTILTSVNQVVCHGIPSPDKILKDGDIVNIDVAVKKDGWFGDTSRMYFAGTPSILARRLVETTYEALVAAIHQVRPGATLGDVGHAIQSVAQREHFSVVREYCGHGIGDIYHDEPQVLHFGQRGQGLKLKPGMVFTIEPMLNAGKRDTRTLSDGWTVVTKDRSLSAQWEHMVAVTEDGYEVLTAWPGGTGSYPAV from the coding sequence GTGGGCCCGACCCCTATCCGTACGGCCGAAGAACTCGCCTTGTCACGCCGCGCGGCGCAGTTGGCCGCCGACGTGCTGGCCATGATCGAGCCGTTCGTGGTGCCCGGTGTCAGCACCGACCACCTCGACACGCTTTGCCACGACTACATCCTGGACGTGCAGGGCGCGATCCCGGCAAACGTGGGCTACCAGGGCTATCCCAAGACGATCCTGACATCCGTCAACCAGGTCGTGTGTCATGGCATCCCGTCGCCCGACAAGATCCTGAAGGACGGCGACATCGTCAACATCGACGTCGCGGTAAAGAAAGACGGCTGGTTCGGCGACACCAGCCGCATGTACTTCGCCGGCACGCCCAGCATCCTGGCGCGCCGCCTGGTCGAAACAACCTACGAAGCATTGGTTGCGGCTATCCACCAAGTCAGGCCAGGCGCCACCTTGGGCGATGTGGGTCACGCGATCCAGTCCGTCGCGCAGCGGGAACATTTCAGCGTGGTGCGCGAGTACTGCGGCCACGGCATTGGCGACATCTATCACGACGAACCGCAGGTGCTGCATTTCGGCCAGCGCGGCCAGGGCCTGAAGCTCAAACCCGGCATGGTGTTCACGATCGAACCGATGTTGAACGCCGGCAAGCGCGATACCAGGACCTTGTCGGACGGGTGGACCGTGGTCACGAAAGACCGATCCCTGTCGGCGCAATGGGAGCACATGGTGGCCGTGACCGAAGACGGGTACGAGGTGTTGACGGCGTGGCCAGGCGGGACGGGGAGTTATCCGGCGGTGTGA
- a CDS encoding MarR family winged helix-turn-helix transcriptional regulator — protein sequence MPAKKPSPPPAPPTEPAPAADHPWVDLGEDGAGLTVDNFITTLVVRTANALRRTVTLPYAESFDLTMAEWRMLSVLAEAGSLPFSEMVRLSATDKSLVSRTLRLLETRNLVALEAVNGSYRQGLECRMTEAGADLYRKSMPIAQKAQADMIRVLTNNERKVLYRTLQKLRHACGDDELDSPEK from the coding sequence ATGCCTGCCAAAAAACCGTCGCCGCCCCCCGCACCGCCCACCGAACCCGCCCCGGCCGCCGACCATCCCTGGGTCGATCTGGGCGAAGACGGCGCCGGCCTGACCGTCGATAACTTCATCACCACGCTGGTCGTCCGCACCGCCAACGCGCTGCGCCGCACGGTCACCCTGCCCTACGCCGAAAGCTTCGATCTGACGATGGCCGAATGGCGGATGCTCTCGGTCCTGGCCGAAGCCGGGTCGCTGCCATTCTCCGAAATGGTGCGTCTGTCGGCCACCGACAAATCGCTGGTCAGCCGCACCCTGCGCCTGTTGGAAACGCGCAACCTCGTCGCGCTCGAAGCCGTCAACGGATCCTACCGGCAAGGCCTGGAATGCCGCATGACCGAAGCCGGCGCCGACCTGTACCGCAAGTCGATGCCCATCGCGCAGAAGGCGCAGGCCGACATGATCCGTGTACTGACGAACAACGAACGCAAGGTGCTGTACCGGACGCTGCAGAAGCTGCGCCACGCCTGCGGCGACGACGAACTCGACTCCCCCGAGAAATAG
- a CDS encoding xanthine dehydrogenase family protein molybdopterin-binding subunit encodes MKVSTIGTAVPQVTARSKVLGRAVYAGDMKIAGMLHGKVLRSPYPHARIVSIDVSAALALPGVKAVLTGADAPRAKWGVHHKERRILAEGKVRFAGEEVAAVAAITEEIARDALDLIQVEYEELPAVLTPEEGLDEDAPGVHDGRNNVSHEIKVEHGDVDAAFASADLVHEATYRCHAQYPGYLEPMATVATIDPDGRLQVWTSTQSAFLARARLSMALEIPVSQIRVIQATTGGGFGGKMVEDANNLIAGLLALRTGKPVRVVNNRLEDFLACCSSVPEQVTLKLGMRRDGTIVGKEVRIIAECGAYSGLSAEVMHVSAMRSDNMHRLQNLRSHSTLVYTNNPPHGAFRGFGGAQMQFALNSHIDTMARKLGLDPVDVHKTNAIRAGEVSIHGWKIGSSGLKECLDQCMDAIQWQAKRSAPRAAGTVRRGVGIAAAMHVSGNRTIGNWDGSTVMLKVNEDGRVMIHSAEAEIGQGSNTMLSQIVAHELNIPISHTHVVAPDTDLSPYAIGSLASRVTIAAGNAAILAARAAREKLFALAATTLKTTPDQLEIAEGAIRIREQPEKKATLAQIAALHIWRHDGEGLQVSATWDAKTEMHADVHGNVAPAHSFAAQAVEVEVDTETGRVTVVDSFVSDDCGKALNPLAIHGQTNGASVQAMGWALYEEMQLENGRLMNGNFADYTMPTADAVPMLRSGIVESIDPNGPYGAKGASETAILPGAPAIANAVFDAIGVRITDLPITPEKVLAGLRAKRAAEGDAVHA; translated from the coding sequence ATGAAGGTATCCACGATCGGTACCGCCGTCCCGCAAGTGACGGCGCGATCGAAAGTACTGGGTCGCGCGGTCTATGCGGGCGACATGAAAATTGCCGGCATGCTGCACGGCAAAGTCCTGCGCAGTCCGTACCCGCACGCGCGTATCGTCAGCATCGACGTCTCGGCTGCCCTGGCGCTGCCGGGCGTCAAGGCGGTGCTGACGGGCGCCGATGCGCCCCGCGCCAAGTGGGGCGTACATCACAAGGAACGCCGCATCCTGGCCGAAGGCAAGGTGCGCTTCGCGGGCGAAGAGGTGGCCGCGGTGGCCGCGATCACGGAAGAGATCGCGCGCGACGCGCTTGATCTGATCCAGGTCGAGTACGAAGAATTGCCCGCCGTTCTGACGCCCGAAGAAGGCCTGGATGAGGATGCGCCCGGCGTGCATGACGGGCGCAACAATGTGTCGCACGAGATCAAGGTCGAGCACGGCGATGTCGATGCAGCCTTTGCCTCGGCGGACCTGGTGCACGAGGCGACCTATCGTTGCCACGCGCAGTATCCGGGGTATCTGGAGCCGATGGCGACGGTGGCCACCATCGATCCCGATGGCCGCCTGCAGGTCTGGACGTCCACGCAGTCGGCCTTTCTGGCGCGCGCGCGGCTGTCGATGGCGCTGGAGATCCCGGTGTCGCAGATCCGCGTGATCCAGGCGACGACGGGTGGCGGCTTTGGCGGCAAGATGGTTGAAGATGCCAACAATCTGATCGCCGGCCTGTTGGCGCTGCGCACCGGCAAGCCCGTGCGTGTCGTGAACAACCGTCTGGAAGATTTTCTGGCGTGCTGCTCGAGCGTGCCCGAACAGGTCACCCTGAAATTGGGCATGCGCCGCGACGGGACGATCGTCGGCAAGGAAGTGCGGATCATTGCCGAGTGCGGCGCGTACAGCGGCCTGTCGGCCGAGGTCATGCACGTGTCGGCCATGCGCAGCGACAACATGCACAGGTTGCAGAACCTGCGGTCCCATTCGACGCTGGTCTACACGAACAATCCGCCGCATGGCGCGTTTCGCGGCTTTGGCGGCGCGCAGATGCAATTTGCATTGAACAGCCACATCGACACGATGGCACGCAAGCTGGGCCTGGACCCGGTCGATGTGCACAAGACCAACGCGATCCGCGCGGGCGAAGTGTCGATCCACGGCTGGAAAATCGGCAGTTCAGGGCTGAAGGAATGCCTGGACCAGTGCATGGACGCGATCCAGTGGCAGGCCAAACGGTCGGCGCCGCGCGCGGCAGGCACGGTGCGCCGTGGTGTCGGCATCGCGGCGGCCATGCACGTGAGTGGCAACCGCACGATCGGCAATTGGGACGGGTCCACCGTCATGCTCAAGGTCAATGAAGACGGCCGCGTCATGATCCATAGCGCCGAAGCCGAGATCGGCCAGGGCTCGAACACCATGCTGAGCCAGATCGTTGCGCATGAATTGAACATCCCGATTTCGCACACGCATGTGGTTGCGCCTGACACCGATCTGTCGCCGTATGCGATCGGTTCATTGGCATCGCGCGTCACCATCGCGGCAGGCAATGCCGCGATCCTGGCGGCCCGCGCGGCGCGCGAAAAGCTGTTTGCCCTGGCTGCGACGACCTTGAAGACGACGCCCGATCAGCTTGAGATTGCCGAGGGCGCCATCCGCATTCGCGAGCAGCCCGAAAAGAAGGCGACGCTGGCGCAGATCGCGGCGTTGCATATCTGGCGCCACGATGGTGAAGGCCTGCAGGTCAGCGCGACGTGGGATGCCAAGACGGAAATGCATGCCGACGTGCACGGCAACGTGGCGCCCGCGCATTCCTTCGCGGCGCAGGCGGTCGAGGTGGAAGTCGACACCGAGACGGGCCGCGTCACCGTGGTCGACAGCTTCGTGTCCGACGACTGCGGCAAGGCGCTGAACCCGCTTGCGATTCACGGCCAGACCAACGGCGCATCGGTGCAGGCCATGGGCTGGGCGCTGTACGAAGAAATGCAGCTGGAAAATGGCCGGCTGATGAACGGCAACTTTGCCGACTACACCATGCCGACGGCCGATGCCGTGCCCATGTTGCGTTCCGGCATCGTCGAGTCCATCGACCCGAACGGGCCGTACGGCGCAAAGGGCGCCAGCGAAACGGCGATCCTGCCGGGCGCGCCCGCGATCGCCAATGCCGTGTTCGATGCGATTGGCGTGCGGATCACCGACCTGCCGATCACACCCGAAAAAGTGCTGGCCGGCCTGCGCGCCAAGCGGGCCGCAGAAGGAGACGCCGTCCATGCGTGA
- a CDS encoding copper chaperone PCu(A)C — protein sequence MTLSFNRLRPGRFTLGLAGCFLLLPALCWADTAGKVDITNAWLRSPPHGHSTTLGFMTVQADQDMKLIGIRTAQAKSVSMLLMTRNDSVVRMDPVDAVALPAGSPVTFKMGPGSHFMQLKQIGGHLHGGDTVPMIAIVENARTGAKQSVRFTANVVEKQGHHSSTEEHGEH from the coding sequence ATGACCCTATCATTCAACCGCTTGCGCCCCGGACGTTTCACGCTTGGCCTGGCTGGATGTTTTCTTTTGCTACCCGCGCTTTGCTGGGCCGACACCGCAGGCAAGGTCGACATCACGAATGCCTGGCTGCGCTCGCCGCCGCATGGTCATTCGACCACCCTGGGGTTCATGACCGTGCAAGCCGATCAGGATATGAAACTGATCGGCATCAGGACGGCCCAGGCCAAGAGCGTGTCGATGCTGCTCATGACCCGCAACGACAGTGTCGTGCGCATGGATCCTGTCGATGCCGTTGCCCTGCCTGCGGGGTCACCGGTCACGTTCAAGATGGGGCCCGGATCGCATTTCATGCAGTTGAAGCAGATAGGCGGGCACCTGCACGGCGGCGATACCGTACCCATGATCGCCATCGTCGAGAATGCCCGAACCGGCGCCAAGCAATCCGTGCGGTTCACTGCCAACGTGGTCGAAAAGCAGGGTCATCATTCTTCGACCGAGGAACACGGCGAGCATTGA
- a CDS encoding DctP family TRAP transporter solute-binding subunit, with amino-acid sequence MAPCIPAQYWLSWLPVHRDPLSVAYLKSLVHAVILTLLNLLRISCRPRCGRRIAVSLQFVVASLLLVTSAQADAVLVVRFSHVVSEDTPKGMAANRFKELVEKRSDNRIRVDVYPRSTLYDDKDEMLALQLGAVEIIAPSLSKFGRFGFPNFELFDLPFLFRTIEDVHRITEGPVGKGLLKELSRQQFLGLGFLDNGFKHMSANRPLLHPKDYKGLRMRIQPSRLIAAQMQALGARPIPLALSETRTALARNVVDGTENPLSNFVTQQINEVQSDLTLTNHGYLGYAVVTNQRFWHSLTEQDRSVLAGAMADALVYGNQLTASHDDKALAVLHETDQTRIHVLSDAERAGLKAAMKPVYESAKTRISAKVLDQVFQDLSEQRQ; translated from the coding sequence ATGGCACCGTGCATCCCTGCCCAATACTGGTTGTCCTGGCTTCCAGTCCATCGCGATCCGCTGTCCGTCGCGTATTTGAAGTCGCTGGTCCATGCCGTGATCCTTACCCTGCTCAACTTGCTTCGCATCTCCTGCCGGCCCCGCTGTGGCCGGCGCATTGCAGTGTCGCTTCAGTTCGTCGTTGCGTCATTGCTGCTGGTGACGAGTGCTCAAGCGGACGCCGTGCTTGTCGTGCGTTTTTCGCACGTGGTCAGCGAGGACACTCCCAAGGGGATGGCCGCCAACCGCTTCAAGGAACTGGTTGAAAAACGGTCCGACAATCGCATCCGGGTCGATGTGTATCCTCGGTCCACGCTGTATGACGACAAGGACGAAATGTTGGCCCTCCAGCTTGGAGCGGTCGAGATCATTGCTCCGTCGTTGTCGAAATTCGGACGGTTCGGGTTCCCGAATTTCGAACTCTTTGACCTGCCCTTTCTGTTCCGCACTATCGAGGATGTCCATCGCATCACCGAAGGTCCGGTCGGCAAGGGCCTGTTGAAAGAACTGAGCCGGCAGCAGTTTCTCGGGCTGGGTTTCCTCGATAACGGTTTCAAGCACATGAGTGCGAACCGGCCGTTGCTCCACCCCAAGGACTACAAAGGGTTGCGCATGCGCATCCAGCCGTCGCGATTGATCGCTGCGCAGATGCAGGCCCTTGGCGCGCGACCGATCCCGTTGGCCTTGAGCGAGACACGGACTGCGCTGGCGCGCAATGTGGTCGACGGCACGGAGAATCCCTTGTCCAACTTCGTCACGCAGCAGATCAATGAAGTCCAGAGCGATCTCACGCTGACCAACCACGGCTACCTGGGCTATGCCGTCGTGACGAACCAGCGGTTCTGGCACTCGCTGACCGAACAGGATCGGTCCGTTCTGGCCGGCGCCATGGCCGATGCCCTGGTGTACGGGAACCAGCTCACCGCATCGCACGATGACAAGGCGCTTGCCGTACTACATGAAACCGATCAGACCCGGATTCATGTTCTGAGCGACGCGGAACGCGCAGGGCTCAAGGCCGCGATGAAACCGGTGTATGAAAGTGCGAAAACGAGGATCAGCGCAAAGGTGCTGGATCAAGTATTCCAGGACCTGTCCGAGCAGCGGCAATAA
- a CDS encoding sensor histidine kinase, giving the protein MPDKRDAQTPDLSLLRSAASYQGKRHQRALILMAGLLLLFIASAVVLVVYLQSFETDEEIRTQSADALWVEENVRFHLRRLENDLYWLAQQALEEPDLSGDAALQAPGGSLRSHEGGLVAYAWQPAGTPAPPALAALWQRARTNPLDQQALDSMHDVAQGLRRPSYAGPLTEGSFPADEVWLCVPFFERGEFVGSYVAVFSLRKALELIIPAWFRSSHHVEVLDAGAELQLDRVGFQRGKKEQRFLASLDMPGSDTYLRIYAVDAPYATVPRALLGTALLFLIGMIASLAFLRRDMDKRQAVEDSLAAQIALRRAMEDSIGVGLFARDSMGTILYANRAFCDMVGYRDDTLFDTIKPLRDWPEPDAGQEEVELDFHRQDGTTVTLLVHRVPLRYSNDRQIGWMSSVLDVTDRRKAEKAAHVQQQRLESAGRLVAIGEVASTLAHELNQPLGALSSFASGLLNRLRLANIDSRQIETVVERISTLAEKTGQIIQRVNAFARRREMHKVDVDLADFLRGRYPTTLIADKVRLELLLPSTPVVVKADIVLFEQVVRNVVQNAAEAAQSAAGEAPRVQVTLSLSADGAQAIISVSDNGAGIDADSRARIFDAFYSSKQDGMGMGLAICRSILEAHHGGIELLEPSTASGTCFRFWVPANE; this is encoded by the coding sequence ATGCCCGACAAACGCGATGCACAGACGCCCGACCTTTCGCTGCTTCGCAGTGCGGCCAGCTATCAGGGGAAGCGGCATCAGCGTGCGTTGATTCTCATGGCTGGTCTGCTGCTGCTGTTCATTGCGTCGGCGGTGGTACTGGTCGTCTACCTTCAGAGCTTCGAAACCGACGAAGAAATTCGCACGCAATCCGCGGACGCGCTGTGGGTGGAAGAGAACGTGCGCTTCCATCTGCGCAGGTTGGAAAACGACTTGTATTGGCTGGCGCAGCAGGCACTTGAAGAGCCCGATCTTTCCGGCGACGCGGCCCTGCAGGCGCCAGGCGGATCGCTGCGATCGCACGAAGGCGGGTTGGTGGCTTACGCCTGGCAGCCTGCTGGCACGCCTGCGCCGCCTGCACTCGCAGCACTATGGCAACGCGCCAGGACGAATCCGCTCGACCAGCAGGCGCTCGACAGCATGCATGACGTTGCGCAAGGACTTCGGCGGCCGTCTTATGCGGGGCCGTTGACGGAAGGGTCCTTTCCCGCCGACGAGGTCTGGCTATGCGTGCCTTTTTTCGAGCGCGGCGAATTCGTCGGGAGCTACGTTGCGGTCTTTTCATTGCGCAAGGCGCTGGAACTGATCATCCCCGCATGGTTTCGCAGCAGCCACCATGTCGAGGTGCTGGACGCCGGCGCGGAGCTGCAATTGGACCGGGTCGGATTCCAGCGAGGAAAAAAAGAACAGCGGTTCCTGGCAAGTCTTGATATGCCTGGGAGCGATACCTACCTGCGGATCTACGCGGTCGATGCGCCCTATGCCACCGTGCCGCGAGCCCTGCTGGGAACCGCCCTTCTGTTCCTGATAGGCATGATTGCAAGTCTTGCGTTTCTGCGGCGGGACATGGACAAACGGCAAGCCGTCGAAGATTCCCTTGCCGCCCAGATTGCGCTGCGCCGAGCCATGGAAGATTCCATCGGTGTGGGCTTGTTCGCGCGCGATTCAATGGGCACGATCCTTTACGCCAACCGCGCATTCTGCGACATGGTGGGCTACCGGGACGACACGTTGTTCGACACCATCAAGCCGCTGCGCGACTGGCCCGAGCCCGACGCCGGGCAGGAAGAAGTCGAGCTGGACTTTCATCGTCAGGACGGTACGACGGTGACGCTGCTCGTGCACCGGGTTCCGCTGCGCTATTCGAATGATCGTCAGATCGGCTGGATGAGTTCCGTGCTCGACGTGACCGACCGCCGCAAGGCCGAGAAGGCAGCGCACGTGCAGCAGCAACGGCTGGAATCGGCTGGCCGGCTGGTGGCGATCGGAGAAGTCGCCTCGACGCTGGCGCACGAACTGAACCAACCGCTGGGCGCCTTGAGCAGCTTCGCAAGCGGGCTGCTGAACCGCCTGAGACTCGCCAACATCGATTCCCGGCAGATCGAAACCGTCGTTGAACGGATCAGCACGCTGGCCGAAAAAACCGGTCAGATCATTCAGCGCGTCAATGCTTTTGCGCGGCGGCGTGAAATGCACAAGGTCGATGTGGATCTGGCTGACTTCCTGCGGGGCCGATATCCCACGACGCTGATTGCCGACAAGGTCCGTCTCGAATTGCTGCTGCCTTCGACGCCCGTGGTCGTCAAGGCAGACATCGTGCTGTTCGAACAGGTCGTGCGCAACGTCGTGCAGAATGCCGCCGAGGCCGCCCAGTCAGCCGCAGGCGAGGCGCCGCGTGTGCAAGTGACCCTGAGCCTGTCGGCCGACGGTGCCCAGGCCATCATCTCGGTATCGGACAACGGCGCAGGCATCGACGCCGATTCGCGCGCCCGAATTTTCGATGCCTTCTACAGCTCGAAGCAGGACGGAATGGGCATGGGGCTGGCAATCTGCCGATCGATTCTTGAAGCGCATCACGGGGGGATCGAGTTGCTGGAACCGTCGACCGCGTCGGGCACGTGCTTCCGCTTCTGGGTGCCCGCAAATGAATGA